Proteins from a genomic interval of Homo sapiens chromosome 6 genomic scaffold, GRCh38.p14 alternate locus group ALT_REF_LOCI_2 HSCHR6_MHC_COX_CTG1:
- the HLA-B gene encoding major histocompatibility complex, class I, B precursor (The RefSeq protein has 12 substitutions compared to this genomic sequence) — MLVMAPRTVLLLLSAALALTETWAGSHSMRYFYTSVSRPGRGEPRFISVGYVDDTQFVRFDSDAASPREEPRAPWIEQEGPEYWDRNTQIYKAQAQTDRESLRNLRGYYNQSEAGSHTLQSMYGCDVGPDGRLLRGHDQYAYDGKDYIALNEDLRSWTAADTAAQITQRKWEAAREAEQRRAYLEGECVEWLRRYLENGKDKLERADPPKTHVTHHPISDHEATLRCWALGFYPAEITLTWQRDGEDQTQDTELVETRPAGDRTFQKWAAVVVPSGEEQRYTCHVQHEGLPKPLTLRWEPSSQSTVPIVGIVAGLAVLAVVVIGAVVAAVMCRRKSSGGKGGSYSQAACSDSAQGSDVSLTA, encoded by the exons ATGCTGGTCATGGCGCCCCGAACCGTCCTCCTGCTGCTCTCGGCGGCCCTGGCCCTGACCGAGACCTGGGCCG GCTCCCACTCCATGAGGTATTTCGACACCGCCATGTCCCGGCCCGGCCGCGGGGAGCCCCGCTTCATCTCAGTGGGCTACGTGGACGACACGCAGTTCGTGAGGTTCGACAGCGACGCCGCGAGTCCGAGAGAGGAGCCGCGGGCGCCGTGGATAGAGCAGGAGGGGCCGGAGTATTGGGACCGGAACACACAGATCTTCAAGACCAACACACAGACTGACCGAGAGAGCCTGCGGAACCTGCGCGGCTACTACAACCAGAGCGAGGCCG GGTCTCACACCCTCCAGAGCATGTACGGCTGCGACGTGGGGCCGGACGGGCGCCTCCTCCGCGGGCATAACCAGTACGCCTACGACGGCAAGGATTACATCGCCCTGAACGAGGACCTGCGCTCCTGGACCGCGGCGGACACCGCGGCTCAGATCACCCAGCGCAAGTGGGAGGCGGCCCGTGTGGCGGAGCAGGACAGAGCCTACCTGGAGGGCACGTGCGTGGAGTGGCTCCGCAGATACCTGGAGAACGGGAAGGACACGCTGGAGCGCGCGG ACCCCCCAAAGACACACGTGACCCACCACCCCATCTCTGACCATGAGGCCACCCTGAGGTGCTGGGCCCTGGGCTTCTACCCTGCGGAGATCACACTGACCTGGCAGCGGGATGGCGAGGACCAAACTCAGGACACTGAGCTTGTGGAGACCAGACCAGCAGGAGATAGAACCTTCCAGAAGTGGGCAGCTGTGGTGGTGCCTTCTGGAGAAGAGCAGAGATACACATGCCATGTACAGCATGAGGGGCTGCCGAAGCCCCTCACCCTGAGATGGG AGCCGTCTTCCCAGTCCACCGTCCCCATCGTGGGCATTGTTGCTGGCCTGGCTGTCCTAGCAGTTGTGGTCATCGGAGCTGTGGTCGCTGCTGTGATGTGTAGGAGGAAGAGCTCAG GTGGAAAAGGAGGGAGCTACTCTCAGGCTGCGT GCAGCGACAGTGCCCAGGGCTCTGATGTGTCTCTCACAGCTTGA